Proteins found in one Gordonia sp. PDNC005 genomic segment:
- a CDS encoding MlaD family protein, with protein sequence MISRLVKIQLIVFAVVGVLAIVYVGGKYARLDKLAGLSTYHVTLPMEDAGGIFPNAEVTYRGVPVGLVGDMQMTNDGVEVTLNMNSSAAEVPASAKAVVTNRSAIGEQFIDLQPTSSDGPVLKDGDTIKEYMLPPKLQNVISDAISLTKTVPVDDLKTVVTELGKAFNGQGENLTRLVDSLDKLSQSGVENLDDTISLIKNSNVVLGTQAEQSDEILTWSRNLELVTATLAGSDPAIRRILSNGPRAASSLSHFIQSNGDDAGKLIHQLGATVDYTEPAAFATGITFALLSALSAGSHSPAPGDGQIHFGIVLETGNPASCTRGYESTDAIIAEMKRRNPDFDVNYDDFPLNTQANCDVPVGSPTAVRGARRAVLANPDFPQPWDNKPKKDPDKLNLNPLATQLGGLMGVHEK encoded by the coding sequence ATGATCAGCCGTCTCGTCAAGATCCAGTTGATCGTGTTCGCGGTCGTCGGTGTTCTCGCGATCGTCTACGTCGGCGGCAAGTACGCCCGGCTCGACAAACTCGCAGGCCTGTCGACCTACCACGTGACACTTCCGATGGAAGACGCCGGAGGCATCTTCCCCAACGCCGAGGTCACGTACCGCGGTGTGCCGGTCGGCCTGGTCGGCGACATGCAGATGACCAATGACGGTGTTGAGGTCACTCTCAACATGAACTCGAGCGCGGCCGAGGTGCCTGCGTCGGCGAAGGCAGTCGTCACCAACCGCTCGGCGATCGGTGAGCAGTTCATCGACCTGCAGCCGACATCTTCCGACGGCCCCGTCCTCAAGGACGGCGACACGATCAAGGAGTACATGCTGCCGCCGAAGCTGCAGAACGTGATCTCCGATGCGATCAGTCTGACCAAGACCGTCCCCGTCGACGATCTGAAGACGGTGGTGACCGAACTCGGCAAGGCGTTCAACGGTCAGGGTGAGAATCTGACGAGGCTGGTCGATTCGCTCGACAAGCTCTCGCAGAGCGGAGTCGAGAACCTCGACGACACGATCTCGCTGATCAAGAACTCGAACGTCGTGCTCGGCACGCAGGCGGAGCAGTCGGACGAGATCCTCACCTGGTCGCGCAATCTTGAACTGGTGACCGCGACGCTGGCAGGTTCCGACCCGGCGATCCGTCGCATTCTGTCGAACGGACCGCGGGCAGCTTCGTCACTCTCGCACTTCATTCAGAGCAACGGCGACGACGCGGGCAAGCTGATCCATCAGCTTGGCGCCACAGTCGACTACACGGAGCCTGCGGCGTTCGCCACCGGAATCACGTTCGCGTTGCTGTCCGCACTGTCTGCAGGCAGCCACTCGCCCGCACCGGGTGACGGACAGATCCACTTCGGCATCGTGCTGGAGACGGGCAATCCGGCGAGCTGTACCCGAGGGTATGAGAGCACCGACGCGATCATTGCCGAAATGAAGCGCCGCAACCCGGATTTCGACGTCAACTACGATGACTTCCCTTTGAATACTCAGGCGAATTGTGATGTCCCCGTAGGCAGTCCGACGGCCGTGCGCGGCGCGCGCCGAGCCGTACTCGCCAACCCGGACTTCCCGCAGCCGTGGGACAACAAGCCGAAGAAGGATCCCGACAAGCTGAACCTGAACCCGTTGGCCACTCAGCTGGGCGGGCTCATGGGAGTGCACGAGAAGTAG
- a CDS encoding MCE family protein, whose protein sequence is MKATLSKRARTAAVGAVMATVVAVTSACAGIQSVPLPGGVDVGDNPREYRIQFANILDLVPQSMVKMDGIPVGQVTKIEVPEDSWEAVVTVKVKNSVDLSDKSHAAIQQTNLLGEKFVSLSEPDGVTSSTPRQPESQMIKSDNGRTRTTTDIEQLLGALSMLLNGGGINQLKPIVEAINDSIGSDPGRFASLLRQTETLITGLNAQRDDIVRAIDGVSRLSERANNQTTQIERILDELPAGVQVLEEQRPQFVDLLTKLDDLGKVGTDILGKAHDEIINDLKALRPILTELSKSAQDAVTAVPLMLTHPFPDDLLPAVQGDATNLFMTLDLRLLNQLEALGVGQGTPKYSPPKVNPPKVDPNNPYINGNGPRWGWPTISLLPPPLNSRPGPNTPPSGGTYPAGAKKKTTAKKKRSSNQYAPLPSQGDGSDFLDATLSLVKGDDA, encoded by the coding sequence ATGAAGGCGACGCTCAGCAAGCGCGCGCGCACCGCCGCGGTCGGCGCCGTCATGGCGACCGTTGTCGCAGTGACCTCGGCCTGTGCAGGCATCCAGTCGGTTCCGCTGCCCGGCGGTGTTGATGTGGGGGACAACCCACGTGAGTACCGGATCCAGTTCGCGAACATCCTCGACCTGGTTCCTCAGTCGATGGTCAAGATGGACGGCATCCCCGTCGGTCAGGTGACCAAGATCGAGGTGCCCGAGGATTCCTGGGAGGCCGTCGTCACCGTCAAGGTGAAGAACTCGGTGGATCTGTCGGACAAGTCGCACGCGGCCATCCAGCAGACCAACCTGCTCGGTGAGAAGTTCGTGTCTCTGTCCGAGCCGGACGGCGTCACGTCGTCTACTCCGCGCCAGCCCGAGTCGCAGATGATCAAGTCGGACAACGGCCGTACCCGGACGACAACCGACATCGAGCAGCTGCTCGGCGCACTGTCCATGCTGCTCAACGGTGGCGGCATCAATCAGTTGAAGCCGATCGTCGAGGCGATCAACGACTCGATCGGCTCGGATCCGGGTCGGTTCGCTTCGTTGCTCCGTCAGACCGAGACGCTGATCACCGGTCTGAACGCGCAGCGCGACGACATCGTTCGGGCCATCGACGGAGTCAGCCGGCTGTCCGAGCGCGCCAACAACCAGACGACTCAGATCGAACGGATCCTCGATGAGCTTCCGGCCGGTGTGCAGGTCCTCGAAGAGCAACGACCGCAGTTCGTCGACCTCCTCACCAAGCTCGATGATCTCGGCAAGGTCGGGACCGACATCCTCGGTAAGGCGCACGACGAGATCATCAACGATCTCAAGGCACTTCGCCCGATTCTGACCGAATTGTCGAAGTCGGCTCAGGACGCGGTGACCGCTGTCCCGCTGATGTTGACGCACCCGTTCCCGGACGATCTGCTTCCGGCAGTGCAGGGCGACGCCACCAACCTGTTCATGACGCTCGACCTGCGGCTGCTGAATCAGTTGGAGGCACTCGGCGTCGGTCAGGGCACCCCGAAGTACAGCCCGCCGAAGGTCAATCCGCCGAAGGTCGACCCGAACAACCCGTACATCAATGGCAACGGCCCGCGCTGGGGTTGGCCGACGATCTCGCTGCTTCCGCCGCCGTTGAACTCGCGCCCCGGACCCAACACGCCGCCTTCCGGCGGCACGTACCCGGCCGGCGCGAAGAAGAAGACGACGGCGAAGAAGAAGCGCTCGTCGAACCAGTACGCACCGCTGCCCTCGCAGGGCGACGGCTCGGACTTCTTGGACGCGACTCTCTCGCTCGTGAAGGGTGACGACGCATGA
- a CDS encoding MCE family protein, with amino-acid sequence MTTADNESGVFNKRNIVFGALGTVLLLIIGAAGWWASTLVGTTTVHATFSSAVGIYEGSNVRVLGVDVGKVTKVTPNGDVVDVDMRVNRGVTLPENVGAVQIIPSIVADRYVQLTPAFNGGPEADSEIRLGTDKTAVPVEIDAIYKNLQKLSVSLGPDGANKNGAVTDFVSTAAKNLDGNGAKLGEAITNLSKAATTLSDGRGDLSSTISNLNVFVGALKENDAQVRQFNTQMASFNQFMAGERNQLGKALDTLSYALGDVATFISDNNDRLGNTIRDLQPTGQALLDNKKHLLEIFTVLPVTISNLINAYDAESGTVAMRLNLLDLQNPLAAQCRFLDLKNLMPGNPLAIDFSKKMAPLIDGCKSLTKQINDGVLEPMLPILPFGLLSAKKQQQNPAPGTNSGNPDPRLPGGK; translated from the coding sequence ATGACCACGGCAGACAACGAGTCCGGGGTGTTCAACAAGCGGAACATCGTCTTCGGCGCACTCGGCACGGTCCTCTTGCTGATCATCGGCGCCGCCGGATGGTGGGCATCGACCCTGGTCGGCACCACCACGGTGCACGCCACCTTCAGCAGTGCGGTGGGCATCTACGAAGGCAGCAACGTCCGAGTGCTCGGCGTTGACGTCGGCAAGGTCACCAAGGTCACGCCGAACGGCGACGTCGTCGACGTCGACATGCGCGTCAACCGTGGTGTAACGCTGCCGGAGAACGTCGGGGCGGTGCAGATCATCCCGTCGATCGTCGCCGACCGCTACGTCCAGCTCACCCCTGCCTTCAACGGTGGACCCGAAGCAGACAGCGAGATCCGGCTCGGCACCGACAAGACTGCGGTGCCGGTGGAGATCGACGCGATCTACAAGAATCTGCAGAAGCTGTCAGTCTCACTGGGGCCGGACGGTGCCAACAAGAACGGTGCGGTGACCGACTTCGTGTCCACGGCCGCCAAGAATCTCGACGGCAACGGCGCCAAGCTCGGCGAGGCGATCACCAACCTGTCGAAGGCGGCGACCACGCTGTCCGACGGACGCGGTGACCTCTCCTCGACGATCTCGAACTTGAACGTTTTCGTCGGAGCGCTGAAGGAGAACGACGCTCAGGTCCGCCAGTTCAACACACAGATGGCGTCGTTCAACCAGTTCATGGCGGGCGAGCGGAACCAGCTCGGCAAGGCGCTCGACACGCTGTCGTACGCCCTCGGCGACGTGGCGACGTTCATCTCGGACAACAACGACCGTCTCGGCAATACGATCCGCGATCTTCAGCCGACCGGTCAGGCACTGCTGGACAACAAGAAGCACCTGCTCGAGATCTTCACAGTGCTGCCCGTGACCATCTCCAACCTGATCAACGCATACGATGCTGAGTCCGGAACCGTCGCGATGCGACTGAACCTGCTTGACCTGCAGAATCCGCTCGCAGCGCAGTGCCGCTTCCTCGACCTGAAGAATCTGATGCCGGGCAATCCGCTCGCCATCGACTTCAGCAAGAAGATGGCGCCGCTCATCGACGGCTGCAAGAGCTTGACGAAGCAGATCAACGACGGGGTCCTCGAGCCCATGCTCCCGATCCTCCCGTTCGGCTTGCTGAGCGCGAAGAAGCAGCAGCAGAACCCCGCACCAGGCACCAATTCGGGTAACCCCGATCCGCGACTCCCCGGAGGCAAGTGA
- a CDS encoding MCE family protein — protein MTTQPNTPDASDQEAPAPQKSRRFAGRRSATGIGGLGLLILIMISVSSFYLKDLPLLGAGAQYTAAFSEAAGLKPGNEVRVAGVKVGEVTGVELNGNKVDVHFRANNTWIGDQTQASIQIKTVLGQKYLALNPRGSELADPDVTFTDTVAPYDVIEAFGDAADQIENVNTDNVAKSLRTLANAFSGTSGDIGPSLEGISRLSNTIASRDQEVQRLLRATKDSSKILADRNEEFTRLIAGAGTLLEELNNRQRSISALLASTTTLSRALTGIVRDNEAQIGPALDSLEGVTDMLTRQNQNLRDTITYMAPFYRLYANVLGNGRWFESTVTNLLPPALPQQNTTRPPNMQKNLNNGGTGGR, from the coding sequence ATGACGACACAGCCGAACACACCCGACGCCTCCGATCAGGAGGCCCCGGCGCCACAGAAGAGCAGGCGGTTCGCCGGCCGTCGCAGTGCGACAGGAATCGGCGGCCTCGGCCTCTTGATTCTGATCATGATCTCGGTGTCGTCCTTCTACCTGAAGGATCTGCCACTCCTCGGCGCGGGCGCGCAGTACACGGCAGCGTTCTCCGAAGCCGCCGGACTCAAGCCCGGCAACGAGGTCCGTGTCGCGGGCGTCAAAGTCGGCGAGGTCACCGGGGTCGAGCTCAACGGCAACAAGGTCGACGTCCACTTCCGCGCGAACAACACGTGGATCGGCGATCAGACTCAGGCGTCCATTCAGATCAAGACCGTCCTCGGTCAGAAGTACCTGGCGCTGAACCCCCGGGGCAGCGAGCTCGCCGATCCGGACGTCACATTCACCGATACGGTCGCGCCGTACGACGTCATCGAGGCATTCGGCGACGCGGCGGACCAGATCGAGAACGTCAACACCGACAACGTGGCCAAGAGTCTCCGCACCCTGGCGAACGCCTTCTCCGGTACTTCCGGAGATATCGGCCCATCGCTTGAGGGGATCTCCAGGCTGTCGAACACCATCGCCAGCCGTGACCAGGAAGTGCAACGCCTGCTGCGCGCGACGAAGGACTCGTCGAAGATCCTCGCCGATCGCAACGAGGAGTTCACTCGGCTCATCGCCGGCGCGGGAACGCTGCTCGAAGAGCTCAACAACCGCCAGCGGAGCATTTCGGCACTTCTCGCCAGCACAACGACTCTGAGTCGAGCGCTGACCGGAATCGTCCGTGACAACGAGGCTCAGATCGGCCCGGCACTCGACTCTCTCGAAGGTGTCACGGACATGCTGACCCGCCAGAACCAGAATCTGCGCGACACGATCACCTACATGGCGCCGTTCTACCGCCTGTACGCGAACGTGCTCGGTAACGGTCGCTGGTTCGAGTCGACGGTGACCAACCTTCTGCCGCCCGCACTCCCGCAGCAGAACACCACTCGTCCGCCCAACATGCAGAAGAACCTCAACAACGGCGGAACGGGGGGCCGATGA
- a CDS encoding MlaD family protein has protein sequence MRSLTAPLIKLIVFAVITAVATAMLGLTIANAGGGGRTGFKAVFNDAAMLNSGDDVRIAGVRVGQVESVEITNRNQALVTFNVDRDSLPASTNVYIRYRNLTGLRYVALEKGPGDSRETVGKDFTFGTDPKVQNTHPAVNLTELFNGFRPLFKQITPDDMNKLAETVIKVFQGDMDTTISQLITQTSELTNALADKDQVIGDMITNLTKVLETVNRNDDQFTSLLDNTEKLVTGLAAQRGSVGSAVTSVSNLTTVMGSILSKTRPAIQGDIAGIKSLSDQLNTRTDDIEKALTNLPVKLQKIGRAATFGSWFQFYLCGIDVVAGNGKSTLLTQPLVGLPDINHVLYTSAATRCWKDNKRPGE, from the coding sequence GTGAGGTCATTGACAGCGCCTCTGATCAAGCTGATCGTGTTCGCGGTGATCACCGCGGTCGCGACGGCGATGCTCGGACTCACGATCGCCAATGCGGGCGGCGGGGGCCGGACCGGCTTCAAAGCCGTTTTCAACGATGCCGCGATGCTGAACTCCGGCGACGACGTCCGTATCGCGGGGGTGCGCGTCGGTCAGGTCGAGAGCGTTGAGATCACGAACCGCAATCAGGCGCTCGTGACGTTCAACGTCGACCGCGACTCGCTGCCCGCCAGCACCAACGTCTACATCCGCTACCGGAACTTGACCGGTCTGCGGTACGTGGCCCTCGAGAAGGGCCCGGGCGACTCACGAGAGACGGTCGGCAAGGACTTCACGTTCGGCACCGATCCGAAGGTGCAGAACACACACCCTGCTGTGAATTTGACGGAACTGTTCAACGGGTTCCGTCCGTTGTTCAAGCAGATCACGCCCGACGACATGAACAAGCTCGCCGAGACCGTGATCAAGGTCTTCCAAGGCGACATGGATACGACGATCAGCCAGCTGATCACTCAGACGTCGGAACTGACGAACGCACTGGCCGACAAGGATCAGGTGATCGGTGACATGATCACCAACCTCACCAAAGTCCTCGAGACGGTCAACCGCAACGACGATCAGTTCACGAGCCTGCTCGACAACACCGAGAAGCTCGTGACGGGTCTCGCGGCGCAGCGCGGCTCCGTCGGCTCGGCGGTCACATCGGTCTCGAACCTGACAACGGTGATGGGCTCGATCCTGTCGAAGACCCGTCCGGCCATTCAGGGCGACATCGCAGGCATCAAGTCGCTGTCGGACCAGCTGAACACGCGGACCGACGACATCGAGAAGGCACTGACGAACCTCCCGGTGAAGCTGCAGAAGATCGGCCGTGCGGCCACCTTCGGTTCGTGGTTCCAGTTCTACCTGTGCGGCATCGACGTCGTCGCGGGCAACGGCAAGTCGACGCTGCTCACGCAGCCGCTCGTCGGCCTTCCTGACATCAACCACGTCCTATACACCAGTGCCGCCACGCGGTGCTGGAAGGACAACAAGCGACCGGGGGAGTGA